The proteins below come from a single Tissierellales bacterium genomic window:
- a CDS encoding ABC transporter ATP-binding protein, which produces MYEIKDLRFKYPKNKEETIKGISFNIKDGEIFGLLGPSGVGKSTTQKILIKLLDNYDGEILYKGKDLKSYKKSYYEEVGVGFEMPVHFSKLTAEENINFFKKLYSSNIDTGSLMKRIGLYEDKDKNVEEYSKGMKVRLNFVRAMLNNPKILFLDEPTNGLDPRNSRILKEIIKEYKQNGGTVLLTTHLMNDVDELCDRVAFMANGKIAEIDSPKNLKLKYGERKVEVEYREENIVKKEYFDLDNLKTDKDFMNIIKTKDILTIHSKEMTLDDIFIKVTGVNTNE; this is translated from the coding sequence ATGTATGAAATTAAAGATTTAAGATTTAAGTATCCTAAAAACAAAGAGGAAACTATTAAAGGAATATCTTTTAATATTAAAGATGGGGAAATATTTGGGTTATTAGGGCCTAGTGGTGTAGGGAAAAGTACTACACAAAAAATTCTTATAAAACTATTAGATAATTATGATGGAGAGATTTTATACAAAGGGAAAGATTTAAAAAGCTATAAAAAATCCTATTATGAAGAAGTGGGTGTAGGCTTTGAAATGCCTGTACATTTTTCAAAATTGACTGCTGAAGAAAATATTAACTTTTTTAAAAAACTTTATAGTTCAAATATTGATACAGGTAGTTTAATGAAAAGAATTGGATTATATGAAGATAAGGATAAGAATGTAGAAGAGTATTCTAAGGGTATGAAAGTTAGGTTAAATTTTGTAAGGGCAATGTTAAATAATCCTAAGATTTTATTCTTAGATGAACCTACTAATGGATTGGATCCGAGGAATTCAAGAATATTAAAAGAAATTATTAAAGAATATAAACAAAATGGAGGAACAGTATTACTAACTACCCATTTAATGAATGATGTAGATGAACTATGTGATAGGGTGGCCTTTATGGCTAATGGTAAAATAGCAGAAATAGATAGTCCGAAGAATTTAAAACTGAAATATGGTGAGAGAAAAGTAGAAGTAGAATATAGAGAAGAAAATATAGTTAAGAAAGAATATTTTGATTTAGATAACTTGAAAACAGATAAGGACTTTATGAATATTATAAAAACTAAAGATATATTGACTATTCATAGTAAAGAGATGACCTTAGACGATATATTCATAAAGGTAACAGGGGTGAATACAAATGAATAA